accacagaacagttttccactttgccacagtccattttaaatgagccttggcccagagaaaacgcctgcgcttctggatcatgtttagatatggcttcttttttgacctatagagttttagccggcaacggcgaatggcacggtggattgtgttcaccgacaatgttttctggaagtattcctgagcccatgttgtgatttccattacagtagcattcctgtatgtgatgtagtgccgtctaagggcccaaagatcatgggcatccagtatggttttccggccttgacccttacgcacaaaCTTACGCAcaaagattgttccagattctctgaatctttggatgatattatgcactgtagatgatgataacttcaaactgagaaactcctttctgatattgcgccactatttttcgctgcagcattgggggaattggtgatcctctgctcatcttgacttctgagagacactgccactctgagaggctctttttatacccaatcatgttgccaattgacctaataagttgcaaattggtcctccagctgttccttatatgtacatttaacttttccggcctcttattgctacctgtcccaacttttttggaatgtgtagctctcatgaaatccaaaatgagttGGAATGAGTTGGAATATATGCTGTACAAAATATATGAGCACAAACTATTGattagttgttgtttttctccAGCTTATTACAAAACAAGTTCCCCCTGAGTAACCTGTTGACTTAAATGCACAATAGTAAAAACTCAAACTGCAACTTCAAAAATTAAACCTAAAACCTTCTGCCCTGTAAAGACAAAcacgttttgtttttgtaccTCATTAACACTCATTTGTTTAGCAAAAGATATAATTCTAGAACACTCCGTGGTcatctgaatttatttgattactGGCTAGTATATGTCATTTTTTAGTGGAGATTTTGTGGATCCTgtcatttttacagaaaaaaaaaaaaaaaaaaaaaaaaaaaactggcagcagcggttgccagaataattctgtaaaaatacactaaaatgtaaacatttacagACCAACCTGTAAAAACCTGTTTAAAACTTTATGCAATTAGACTCTATGCAATTATAAAAGATATTCAAAaagatttaatgtttaatgtacgTCAACGAGTGCACTATAACTAGCAAGTTAACTAGATATGCACAGGCAGAATTGTATGCTACAGTGATACTGCAGAGGGAAAACACATTAGGAGCACCATGCATTTGGGTGAGCCCTTgagttgaaagaaaaaaagaacaaataaagtgAACTCCCTTCAGGGGCTTCTGTTTCAAGTAGAAAATATTTACTATGTGGAAACAATTCAGGTGAATGTTTAACCATCATATCCAGAGAAGCAggcctttgtgtgtgtgtgtgtgtgtgtgcatggtaAATATAGTATGTTTCACTGATACAATGTAAGTTTTTACTAGCTTTTGCAATCCCAGACTAATAGCGATAAACATTAGCTGGCTCAAGAGAGAGAtgtctgaaaacacacacacacttacaaacactctctctctttccccagGGTGAGAGGCTGTGTGTTGGACAGATCGGATCTTACAGAAACTTACCTTTGTCTGAGTGGCTGGTGGATCTTATGTCTGATgaagacacacatacacacacctggTTGCTCATGGGAACACTTGTAGCGTTGCACAGCTCCAAACAATACTTGTTTGTTTCTCTTCTGATCTGGTTACCTAAGGTAACAATGACATTAAATTTTTATGAAcgatatgtttttcttttgcttccAGTGGCAGCCATGCTTCACAATCACATTTGTGTAAATAATAGGAATGTCAATTGATTAAAACACTGACTCGATTTAAATACAATAAGCTGACCAAGATATTGTGAAGATATTTTAACGCATTACTGTGGCaaatgaaaacactgaatagatGCAGGCTCAATTAAAATAGGCTGGAGCTTCTTTTTTCACCATCTTACACCACGAGTGTCATGTTTGAAAGTATGGAAGTCTGTTGTGAGatcaaattcaaaataagatataaagtcacactgTGAGGTGTAAAGTCATAGCAGGATATAACAAATTCTTACAGTTAAACTCTGTACGAAAAAAAACTGTAGAAAAATGAATAGTGTCCTGGCTAAAAAATACCTGTacgtttacatttaattttacatatcCTTCAACCCTAAAACAGAACACAATAACATGCATAATCAAAATTCTGGTGATGTCTGAAAAATCAATGCAGAAAATGCCTTAAACTGTACATGCTGTAAACTGTACATTGGGCcatattttttacagatttCAGTGCATAATCACATTATGGAAATAtagtcacaattacaagaaataaaacaaagtcaaaaaaaaaaaattaataaataaatttcccTCTAATGTTAAAATTGGCTTCCATATTaagtagaataaaaaaaaaaaaaaaaacattttatgcattatttatGCTTAATAAAAATGGCCAGCCCTGAAAAATATACAGGTGCACAAATGCCTAATATTTCACCAAATTAAACAGAGATAATACTAAAGTGAACAATTCAATGCAAAGTAGGGATGACTTATGAACTTTGTGACCTTGAGCATTGCTCCATTGGAATTGTGCCTGCAAATAATACACGGTGTTGTATATCGCTAAAGGTTGAGCAGTTTAGCATGTCTCTTGTACAGGGTTTGGGATTTTAGGTATAACAGATTAAATGCTATTTTAGGCCCACAGCGACTTCTGAAAGCACACCtctgcttttttaaataaaagtgcatTTGACCTTAGCTAAAGTGACTATAAACACACAggaacacacatatacacagataCAGACTGTATTATACCAGAAGTACGAGTTTACACAATgtctcatttatatttatttagaattAAAAGAAAGTGTTAACTTTTGGAGATAAGTGTTGATTATCTCTAGCATCTATCGTCTCTGtcaaaatgtgtgtatgtgtgtgtgtgtgttgactttGGGCTCCAATGCTTTTCTATCACCAGAGCAGCCGGTCACCCGGGCGTGTCATTTTACTAACTCAGGTTTCCTGTGCAGTGGTGAAATATGAACACCCCGGAATCCCACCCCTTCAGAAAGGCCCGAGACACACCCGCACACACGTAAATACTCAGTCTTCCCCAACAATGATGCACTGATGAAATAATCGTCATATGACAACTTAATAAAGGCTTTTCTGTTTGTGTTGTCTTACAAATTGGGGATGgaagaataaattattttaaggtGTACCATCATCATTCCAATCATGATCGGGATGAGCGTTGAACTATCAGAGAAGAAACTCTATGCTAACGGATAGGGTGGAATTCTAGCAGGTTAATATTAAAAGATGGAATGTTGTCAGACCAGTTCTTTATTATTTCTCTATAAACACTGGGAGTGTGGAGGCAGAAACCAACTGGGAAAAATACTTTCCTGGTAATATAcctttttttcagcacacacaGAAAGACTAAagcataattatttatataatgtagTATTACATTATGTACATAACTTTTAAAATTTAAGATTATGTATTTGTATTGTGAAAATATAACAGACAGGTGTTCATTTTGTCCTGGTATTTAATGTCAGAAGCTTTCTTTAAAGagttaaaaaaatctgtcatcatttacttacataaaaaaaattaagatattttgaagaatgtttcaactgtttttgttttagatGTTCCACAGTAAAAAAAGTAAGTCATATAAGATtaggatgacatgagggtgagtaaatgacgacagcattttcatttttgtgtaaactattCCTTAAAGCACAAAGGAGAGGATTCtaacattagcatgttgctaagctaacagcaCTAAATACACAGCATGCATAATTATTGGGTAAATGATCACATTTTAGATaactatttttataaattcaactATTTTGAAAGATTTTTCCCTGAGCTTGTTGCAGTAGTTTCTGAGATTGCCTTCACATTAATGTGTATCTTAAAGTTcagtataattttaaaaagtatctTAAATGGTCAGCATAATTAAGTTATCTACCTTTTTGGACAGTCTTTGCATCAGAAGCGTGCCTATGACACCTTAAAATGCTCCCTCTGTAGGCAGCACACTAGTTTTTGGAGCAATTTACTGCAGAATCAAACTCTCAAGGAGTAGGCCTAACCAACTAAAAGTAAAGTAATAATGTAGCTAAAGGCTAATGTAGTTAACATTTATGTTAGCTAAAAAGCTAATGCAGTTGAAATTTTTCAGTATCTGATTCTTTAGCTGCTCTGATTGAAATTATatcatgtttaaaaacatttgaagaGCTTCAACGTAATTTGCTACTTTAGCAAGTAGCTTGTAATATTAAACAGTAGCTTGCCTGTAGTTTAGCTACCGATTGTAAATTATAAGTAGTTTTGTAACTCTTATTGATCAGCCTCTACTTGGATATTGGGGAAACATGTCCTCTCATTGTCTATGGTGGTTGCAGAACTATTTGTGACTACATTCATAAACATGTTACGTGTGAGCAGCTGACTTATATAATACAGTATAAGAAGACTAAACATTCAGTTGGCATGCAAGACACCTCTTCCCATCAGTGATActactataattttttttcagaacaatTAATGCTGATTCATGTCTCCATCTTTGTAAGCGTCTGACACCACACCTTGGAATGGCTGGGTGAGGCGGTGTGTCAGACAGAGAGAATGGGAACTAGTTTCTAAGTGTGCAAAATGTTTTATAGGAGTGGCATATGTTCAAACAGTCTTCTGTTAAAGATGGAGGGGTGTGTACTTAAACCATGTAGTTATGCGTTATGTGTgagaaacaacaagaaaaagaaaaagggagGAGTTGTACTCAGGAGGTGTGGCACTTAAAAATAGGCCACTATTTAAGGTACGAGCAGTCATGGGATGCTTTACAAATCCATGGAAGAagaaaacactcacacacacacagtattttTGGCAAGATTTCCTCATCAACATAACTATGAATAAGCTTTCTGGCCAGGGAGTGAAAgattaaactgttttatttgtattttaaatatttaaatacattttaaaatgacaaaaaaaaaaaaaaatacaattttaacattttccttTGATATTGGACACTTATCTTTTGGAGGACCATGTGATAGGTCAGTCTCTAGACTCAGTGCTGGGCTCTGCTGATGAGGTCATAGGTGACCTGTGTGATGTCAAAGGCTTGATGTGAGCATTGGGAAGACAGTATAGTTTCTACTGTGATTTTTTGGGAAGGGCTGTAGATGATACGAGCACGTTGAGACTCCACTTCCTCATCCGCCCAGCAGGGAGTGGGCATCTCCGCAGAGTATAACAATTGAAATACACTGGCCATATAAATGCTCACAAACATCTGCTTTAACACACTGATATCCCTCTGCAATACACAGAAACACATTGTATGCAAACAGCATGAATAAACACTTTAAACACTTTATGAATAAACATCCTAGTACTGTGGCAATTGTGTGACATTCTCACACACAATAACATACGCCTTTACCTTATCGGATCTTCTCAGGTTACTTTCTGATTCAGTCcatgatttctgtaaaattaaattcaagtttaatacattttatagcaTCTACTCCGTATTATAGTCCCATGTATGTGATGGTACAGTTTTGTCCTCAGAAGTTAATTTAACCTTAAAAAAATCCCTTTGGTTATGTCCTAAACtggaaaatcaataaaatataaataaaataatttaaataataatttattttatagttaCATCTaatattccattttatttaaaattattaataatttaacataCTATTAgtattaagtaataataattattaaacaaacccgattccaaaaaagttgggacactgtacaaattgtgaataaaaaaagaaatgcaataatttacaaatctcataaacttatattttattcacaatagaaaatagataacatatcaaatgttaaaagtgagacatttagaaatgtcatgccaaatattggctcattttggatctcatgagagctacacattccaaaaaagttgggacaggtagcaataagaggccggaaaagttaaatgtacatacaaggaacagctggaggaccaatttgcaacttattaggtcaattggcaacatgattgggtataaaaagagcctctcagagtggcagtgtctctcagaagtcaagatgggcagaggatcaccaattcccccaatgctgcggtaaaaaatagtggagcaatatcagaaaggagtttctcagagaaaaattgcaaagagtttgaagttatcatcatccacagtgcataatatcatccaaagattcagagaatctggaacaatctctgtgcataagggtcaaggccggaaaaccatactggatgcccgtgatcttcgggcccttagacggcactgcatcacatacaggaatgctactgtaatggaaatcacaacatgggctcaggaatacttccagaaaacattgtcggtgaacacaatccaccgtgccattcgccgttgccggctaaaactctataggtcaaaaaagaagccatatctaaacatgatccagaagcgcaggcgttttctctgggccaaggctcatttaaaatggactgtggcaaagtggaaaactgttctgtggtcagacgaatcaaaatttgaagttctttttggaaaactgggatgccatgtcatccggacttaagaggacaaggacaacccaagttgttatcagcgctcagttcagaagcctgcatctctgatggtatggggttgcatgagtgcgtgtggcatgggcagcttacacatctggaaaggcaccatcaatgctgaaaggtatatccaagttctagaacaacatatgctcccatccagatgttgtctctttcagggaagaccttgcattttccaacatgacaatgccagaccacatactgcatcaattacaacatcacgGCTGCgtagaaggatccgggtactgaaatggccagcctgcagtccagatctttcacccatagaaaacatttggcgcatcataaagaggaagatgcgacaaagaagacctaagacagttgagcaactagaagcctgtattagacaagaaggggacaacattcctattcctaaacttgagcaacttgtctcctcagtccccagacgtttgcagactgttataaaaagaagaggggatgccacacagtggtaaacatggccttgtcccaacttttttgagatgtgttgatgccatgaaatttaaaatcaacttatttttcccttaaaatgatacattttctcagtttaaacatttgatatgtcatctatgttgtattctgaataaaatattgaaatttgaaacttccacatcattgcattccttttttattcacaatttgtacagtgtcccaacttttttggaatcgggtttgtaagtAATAATTACTtattaccagtgttggggaaagttacttttaatagTAATGccttacaatattgcattactccctaaaaaagtaaccaattgcattacttagttacttttttatggaaagtaatgcattatgttACTTTTGCGCTACCCTTTTCTCACCTGgactgggcttgcttgtttgtttttttaataacaaaaaaaaaagttctatttttgtcCAATTTAAAGGCCCTTTTAGACTAAAAGTGAAATGtatcaggctgaaggaaatgcaaatctgTGCCTGTACAGTAAATGgcgccattctggattgcagaagaataggatgtaGGAGAAGAAAGTTTAACACTTCTAAAGCTCTGGGTATACTTCGTTTGAACGCACAGctttgcaaagtatacttcacttgactcATATGCAAATAAAGGCATGCGCAGTTTCAccagttacaacccatgtaaatatatttgtattctttcaggctagagttgtacaaatgagggtattTTCTAACCTCTTTGCACAATCTGTTGTTTATATAGGCCttcattgtcgctgtagcttgcatgcgttccggtctgttttgtttatgcaggttttcttcgactaccttgtaaatcgacgcccccagggcacatGCTTGTGTATAAActaattattgcaaaaaaaaaattaaatgcgcatgtgcaaccTGCGTGTACAAAGTACAgttctgatgacaaaatttgcgTCACGCGCACTGTACTTTACTACTTACTTAAATAAAgaaatctgattatgtaactcctGTTACTTGTAAtatgttacccccaacactgcttattACTTaccattgtttttaaataatttatatttaataattcttattaattaaaataattattatatttaatgataatacatatttaataattaattaatttaataataatataatgttttaataaattctaaaaaagtTTCCTTTTAAGGGTAGGGTTCAGGTTACTATActtacttttatatatatagaagtgaaaataaaagtttatggtGTGTTCTCATTTAGTAAATATGTGTTTATGTGACCAGTCTCACCCTAAACGCATCCATCAGGTCTGGCTGATCTAGGACATCAGGGAAAGAGGCTAGAACTGAGCTGCAGATCAGATCTAGGATGCAGGACACAAAACCATGTTAAAGTTATTTACATTCACTTTTACATTCTCATTACCATTTATATGCAtgttttgcatttacatttgctTTCATGCCAGACCCTTTcttaccaaaaaaaaagtgcatataGTGTCGTGCACAGGAATCTTAGATACATTAGATACATATCAAGACAAAACTACGTAAATCCAATggaatgtgtatgtgtgcgttaCCTGCATTACACATGGTGACTCTGTCCAGTAGAAGAGCATCAGCGAGTATTTGCCTGTATGTTGCCAGGAGGTGGACCGTGGACAGACTTCCTACTATAGTGTCTGGCAACAGACTTATGAAACATTTAGGAAAAGAAATATTTAGTTACAAGAACATAGTTGCtttttcatgaatattaaaaaaaaaaaaaaaaaaaaaagtaatcctaCAGTTGGCAATAAAAATCAAAGTATCCATACTACTGTttgaaagtttggggttagtacgATTTTTCtaaaagacattaatacttaaattctgcaaggatgcattaaattgatcaaaagtaacagtaaagacatttataatgttacaaaaggtttctagttcaaataaatgctgttcttttgatgtTTCTATTAATCAGaaattcctgaaaaaaatgtattatggtttccacaaaattattaagcagcactgttttcaacattgatgataataagaaatgtttcttgagcatcaaatcagcaaattagaatgatttctgaaggatcatgtgacactgaagaacgATGGCAATGAAGAGTAATGGcagatgaaaattcagctttccaatcacaggaataaattacattttaaaatatatttaaatagaaagttattttaaattgatatttcacaatattactgtttgtactgtactgtaatttcaattaaataaatgcaatcttggtgagcataagagcatcaaaaacataaaaaaattcttCTGAACATTAATGTATACTCTAATGTGAAGGCATTCTTACTTCAGAAGCAGTCTGCTGCGTGTGTTTACTGATTTGAGCTTAACAACAAGTTTAGGCATCTTCCTGGACAGCAACATCTGCTGAAACACACCAGTAGGATAACCTGaggaaagaagagaagagaataACTGGTGTGtgacagagtgtgtgtgtatttttgtgagAGAATGTTACCTCTCTTTGTAGATGTGGTATCCATATCAGTGTCTCTCTCAAATGGTGTGCCACCATGAATAGTGAGCTCTTGTGTCCTGCACACATGCGTATAGTTTGTGAGCAAGTATGTATGGAAACAATAGAATTATTAATGTGCATCAATCATATTGTAATAATTGAATGTGTGTGTACCGTAGAGCAATGGGGGCTCCACTTTCATCGAACAGTTTAAGGAATGCCCAGCCACAGCTGAGGTCTCCTCTCTCCCCTGTGGACTGAAACAGAGCACATACATTTTTACCCCAGCAGAACTACTGGGAAAAATGGaactctcatgttgtttcaaaactgtatgactttctttcttctgtgaaattTCTGAAACACACTTAAAGCGGTTGACCGATCACAACTCGTTGGTCCAAACGAACAATCAGAGTATTATGCTTtccagaaggaggggcttcatagagacagaaactaaacagagtTACTGACAAACTGGGAAGTGGTGCTTCAACAAtgtaaaaactgtgaaaaataatgatgtttttgaacattcaagcattaaacctattctagtagacccccaaaacaaaacctattctagtagacccccactttgtaaaagggcataatatggcctctttaattGAGAtcattgtgtgtatttatggAAATATTTGAGAGGGTAAGAGAAACGGGTTGTTTTGTCTTTCTGAGGTTAGATCAAGTTGGGTGGTACTGCCATATGACTGTTTAAATGATAAGAATGATTCTTGCAATAAACTGCAAAAAAGAAACTCACATTTCTTATGTAGGTTACACCCAATTCAAACAGAATTCCAAGATCAGGAGATTCAGAGTCACAACGCAGAAAACAGTCTCCATCCAGTAGACAGGGAAGCATCCCAGTCATctaaaatacacacatacaggaataaatacaaaatgacaAACTGCTAGATTACAGAACTGTATTGCAGATTATATTATCAGTATAACAattttattgaaatgtttagttaaaaaatgaacatgaatttCAGAATGGTTTCGTATTTGGTTTGTCCCTTTTTTTGCCTGTTTACACAAACTTCACAGCCAATTTGTCAATCATCCGTGCTTCAGTAGAAGCAAGAACATCTGACAGTTTGTAcaaagagtcacatgatcaagATCACATATTTACTTCTTTGCTTACTGACCTAGACATATTGCAAAAccttaaatatgttttattaattgtaatttaCAACATCTCTTGAAACCTTGCTTAATTCcaagtttaaattaaattttatattgcatattttttatgtggcctcagacttttggacatgtgtttgcatgtgtttaaaTGTACTTTAGTCTTACCCGTGGAGAAAAACTCCAGGTCTTTGGGCTCTTGGGGTTGTAAGTGGCTCTGACTGTGTGAATGTTACTCAAAACCTGACAGGGAAAATTTTCAAGTAAACATAACAggtggaagagagagagagaaacaatggCACCATGTACACAGCATTTGTCACACGACACCGGTTTACAATAAACGTTGGGAAGACAAAAGGGTTTTGAATGTGCGTTATAATTGTTCTGCCATTTACAATGACTTATTTGACTCATGTCAAAGAAAAGATGATCTGTGCACATTACACAAGTAGGACATTACACAATAATACTCCACTTATTTTCTATAAACATGCACCTCtacagaatattttaaattcttGATAAGTACTCAAACAGAATGAACTTTTAAGGTGTACAGAAAAAAATCCAGAGTTGCGAAAGACAAATACTTCACAGACACCAAGGAACAAAATGATTAAATTGTTTACACTAAAGACTCAATCATGCCATCAGGTATTTTACACTCATGCTTCCACCCTAAATACCGTTGCACATGAGTAACACATGATGTCAGAATCATTGCTCAAGCTTTTCCATGAAACATTTGTATGTAAATATCTCTCTTTTAAGATCATAAAGGGGTAATCATTCTGGTTTTAGGACCaccagtatgtgtgtgtgtgtgttacctggGTTCCGTTAAATGCACAGAGCCGAACGTGCCTGCTGAGCACCTGCAACCCGACCCCGGGGGGTGGGATCATTCTACAACTCCACAGGGTCAGGGTTAAACTCACTCTAGACGGGCGCCCGTGAacctggacacacacacaaacacattcctTATACAGttgtggccaaaagtgatgtagggtcaataaaaacaaatatcccctttgacaagtttgattaaaccatcaaaatatgaggaaaatattttatattgtttaaatatgaaggaagaacaaaacaatcaaattagttaaagggttagttcacccacccgtaagaccttcgttaatcttcacaaattaagatatttttgtttaaatccgatggctccgtgaggcctgcatagggagcaatgacatttcctctctcaagatcc
This window of the Ctenopharyngodon idella isolate HZGC_01 chromosome 17, HZGC01, whole genome shotgun sequence genome carries:
- the nphp1 gene encoding nephrocystin-1 isoform X2, yielding MPPKRRGPLQTVQRETDDIKRKVDALVQQAAKPDASDRTETFERCKELKRAVEEIMKTLKKLSKADEPAPVGNYDQCKRDEEKRLLTLHERLQSLAFQLQPQDDEMAGPSSSQTEQESDEENSDEKDESSEDEDAEEEVHDDDDDDDDDDDSDDEDTEIGQTATGQGPVSYVALSAFTGEEEGDLSIQKGEVLKVLSKNKDGWWLAQNSNGQKGLVPKTFLKDSERENEDEGESEQEPEESDIKSSKTSNWNTIRKAVTEIDATDVLSAMGAIPPGFRPSTLSRLLEEGTSYRASHFIQPKLSQSQLSFKDLHMDPDTGKVHGRPSRVSLTLTLWSCRMIPPPGVGLQVLSRHVRLCAFNGTQVLSNIHTVRATYNPKSPKTWSFSPRMTGMLPCLLDGDCFLRCDSESPDLGILFELGVTYIRNSTGERGDLSCGWAFLKLFDESGAPIALRTQELTIHGGTPFERDTDMDTTSTKRGYPTGVFQQMLLSRKMPKLVVKLKSVNTRSRLLLNLLPDTIVGSLSTVHLLATYRQILADALLLDRVTMCNADLICSSVLASFPDVLDQPDLMDAFRKSWTESESNLRRSDKRDISVLKQMFVSIYMASVFQLLYSAEMPTPCWADEEVESQRARIIYSPSQKITVETILSSQCSHQAFDITQVTYDLISRAQH
- the nphp1 gene encoding nephrocystin-1 isoform X1 produces the protein MPPKRRGPLQTVQRETDDIKRKVDALVQQAAKPDASDRTETFERCKELKRAVEEIMKTLKKLSKADEPAPVGNYDQCKRDEEKRLLTLHERLQSLAFQLQPQDDEMAGPSSSQTEQESDEENSDEKDESSEDEDAEEEVHDDDDDDDDDDDSDDEDTEIGQTATGQGPVSYVALSAFTGEEEGDLSIQKGEVLKVLSKNKDGWWLAQNSNGQKGLVPKTFLKMSSLQDSERENEDEGESEQEPEESDIKSSKTSNWNTIRKAVTEIDATDVLSAMGAIPPGFRPSTLSRLLEEGTSYRASHFIQPKLSQSQLSFKDLHMDPDTGKVHGRPSRVSLTLTLWSCRMIPPPGVGLQVLSRHVRLCAFNGTQVLSNIHTVRATYNPKSPKTWSFSPRMTGMLPCLLDGDCFLRCDSESPDLGILFELGVTYIRNSTGERGDLSCGWAFLKLFDESGAPIALRTQELTIHGGTPFERDTDMDTTSTKRGYPTGVFQQMLLSRKMPKLVVKLKSVNTRSRLLLNLLPDTIVGSLSTVHLLATYRQILADALLLDRVTMCNADLICSSVLASFPDVLDQPDLMDAFRKSWTESESNLRRSDKRDISVLKQMFVSIYMASVFQLLYSAEMPTPCWADEEVESQRARIIYSPSQKITVETILSSQCSHQAFDITQVTYDLISRAQH